Proteins encoded in a region of the Strix uralensis isolate ZFMK-TIS-50842 chromosome Z, bStrUra1, whole genome shotgun sequence genome:
- the CER1 gene encoding cerberus, producing MSLLLLHLLVLSRLGDTAPQGDSLQMKSRRLFQHLFYLDKNLLESQSFRELVGENPVGVEETLGEPSFFVAIPQMASESEKQEEKKMSRFILPNAELHADQDLRTWTAPREISPVENFSPSHYSSKREAEPPYRKDARKFWDHFMLKKNSASEEVVLPIKTNEMHQENCRTLPFPQGVTHESCEKVMVQNNLCFGKCSSFHIPGPGDRLYTFCSHCLPSKFSMKRLDLNCTSSVPVVKEVMIVEECKCETQKIKDPEIGSLLSDLHANVHEHN from the exons ATGTCACTGCTTCTCCTTCATCTGTTAGTGCTCTCACGTCTTGGAGACACAGCACCGCAGGGAGATTCACtgcaaatgaaaagcagaagGCTATTTCAGCACCTTTTCTATCTGGACAAAAATCTGCTTGAAAGTCAGAGTTTTCGTGAGCTGGTAGGGGAAAACCCAGTAGGTGTTGAGGAAACCCTGGGGGAACCAAGCTTTTTTGTAGCAATTCCACAGATGGCATCTGAAAGTGAgaagcaagaggagaaaaaaatgtccaGATTCATTCTTCCCAATGCAGAACTCCATGCAGACCAAGACCTGAGAACCTGGACAGCACCCAGAGAGATCTCTCCTGTGGAAAACTTCTCTCCATCCCACTATTCCAGCAAGAGGGAGGCTGAGCCTCCCTATAGAAAAGATGCCAGAAAATTTTGGGACCACttcatgttaaagaaaaattcagCATCTGAAGAGGTTGTCCTGCCAATCAAGACCAATGAAATGCACCAAGAAAACTGCAGAACTCTGCCTTTTCCCCAG GGTGTTACTCATGAGAGCTGTGAGAAGGTGATGGTACAGAATAAtctgtgttttggaaaatgtAGTTCCTTTCATATTCCTGGTCCAGGAGATCGTCTTTATACCTTTTGTTCTCATTGCCTGCCCAGCAAGTTCTCCATGAAACGCCTGGATCTCAACTGTACCAGTTCTGTCCCAGTGGTCAAAGAAGTCATGATTGTAGAAGAGTGTAAATGTGAGACCCAGAAGATTAAAGACCCTGAAATTGGATCTCTACTCTCAGACTTGCATGCAAATGTACATGAACACAATTAA